One genomic segment of Bombina bombina isolate aBomBom1 chromosome 4, aBomBom1.pri, whole genome shotgun sequence includes these proteins:
- the LOC128655254 gene encoding serine/threonine-protein kinase 35-like: MAAQPCKYRLGREIGRGSYGVVYEAEVSESGQRVAVKRIQCSEPETVELALQEFWALRSVQSQHRNVIRLEECLLQCGAGVGDIQAINHRQHRKSDNHLLLVETCLKGRRAKPPAGENSSCSLWFIMEYCDGGNLNDFLLSRPPDPRLHRSCMQQLAAAVAFLHRNQIVHRDLKPDNVLVAHGAAGPELKVADFGLSKVCQGNVNVNQHRFSSACGSDFYMAPEVFEGRYTAKADIFSLGILFWAMIEMITFRDAETDKELLGVYISQGKNLISVGEALLENPNLELQVPLRNKKSMTSEISSLILDMLALNSKERLDAFQLEIRLEQLSYGEKRQRSGA, encoded by the exons ATGGCAGCGCAGCCATGCAAATACCGTCTGGGGCGGGAAATAGGTAGGGGCAGCTATGGGGTAGTGTATGAGGCTGAGGTATCAGAAAGTGGTCAAAGGGTAGCAGTAAAAAGGATCCAGTGCAGCGAGCCGGAGACTGTGGAGTTAGCCCTACAGGAGTTCTGGGCCTTGCGTAGCGTTCAGAGCCAGCACCGTAATGTGATCCGGTTGGAAGAGTGTTTGTTGCAGTGCGGAGCTGGGGTGGGCGATATCCAGGCGATCAACCACCGCCAACATCGCAAATCAGACAATCACTTACTGCTAGTGGAGACCTGCCTCAAGGGGCGAAGAGCGAAACCTCCCGCGGGGGAGAACTCTTCCTGCTCTCTCTGGTTTATCATGGAGTATTGCGATGGAGGCAACCTCAACGACTTCCTGCTGTCCAGGCCTCCTGATCCGAGGCTACACCGAAGCTGCATGCAACAACTTGCGGCGGCTGTGGCTTTCTTGCACCGCAACCAAATAGTGCACAGGGACCTAAAGCCTGACAACGTGTTGGTGGCGCACGGAGCTGCGGGGCCTGAGCTCAAG GTAGCAGATTTTGGGCTCAGTAAAGTCTGCCAAGGTAATGTAAATGTTAACCAGCATCGTTTCTCATCTGCCTGTGGCTCAGATTTTTATATGGCACCAGAGGTTTTCGAAGGACGCTATACTGCAAAAGCAGATATTTTCTCCCTTGGGATTCTCTTTTGGGCTATGATTGAAATGATAACCTTCAGAGATGCAGAAACTGATAAAGAACTTCTTG GAGTATATATAAGTCAAGGAAAGAATCTAATCTCTGTGGGAGAAGCACTGCTGGAAAACCCCAATTTAGAACTACAAGTGCCATTAAGGAACAAAAAGTCTATGACAAGTGAGATTTCCAGTCTTATTTTAGATATGCTAGCCTTAAATTCAAAAGAGAGACTTGACGCATTCCAATTAGAGATTCGACTTGAACAACTATCTTATGGAGAAAAGCGCCAGAGGTCAGGAGCCTAG